CCCTACCCGCTGGGAACACCGATTCCCGAGATGATTGAGATGGTCAAAAGCCTGCTGGCGGCCGGGGTGACAGTGAAGATCTTCTCCGCCCGGGCCTGTGATCCAGAAAGCGTCCCGATGATCCAGGACTGGGTCGAGAAACACGGGCTCGGGCGCTTGGAGGTCACCAATCAGAAGGACTACGACCTCATCCGCTTCTATGACGACCGCGCCATCCAAGTGCTGCCCAACCAAGGCAGATCGGTGAGTTGCCTGGCCAACGGCAAGCTCGGCTGAGCAAAAACGGGACCTTGGATCGTTGGAGCGGTGGAGTGCCGGGAATCTATCACTGCACCGCTGGATCGCTGTATTGCTTCCCTATTCCATCACTCCGTTGTCCCCCTGTTCGGGCGCTGCTTCTCCAGGCACTCGGGGCAAATGCCGTGTGTGAAGTCGGCCCCGGTGTGCTCGTGGATGTAGGCCTCGACTTGGCTCCAGTAGCCTTGGTCGTCGCGGATGCGCTTGCACCAGGCGCAGATTGGCAGCAGGCCGTGCAGAGTTTTGACCTTCTCCAACACCTCGGCCATGCGCTTCGAGGCACGCCGCAGCTCCAGTAGAGCCATCACCTGGCGCGCCAGGGCTTGCATCGCGGTCTTCTGCTGGGGAGAGAGTTGCCGCGGCTTGCGGTCAATGGCACACAGGGAACCCAAAGCAAAGCCTTCCGGGCTGGACAGCGGGAAGCCGGCGTAGAACCGTATGTGCGGCGTGCGCGTGACCAGGGCGCTGTCCGCGAACCTCGCGTCGTTGAGCGCATCTCGCACGATCAACGGTTCCACCTGCAGGATCGCATGGGCGCAAAACGCCACATCGCGCGGCGTCTCCTGTTCGTTCAATCCCACCCTTGATTTGAACCACTGCCGGGACTCGTCCACGAGGGAGATCGTGGCGATGGGCACATCACAGACATATGCGGCCAGCGCGGTGATATCATCGTAAGCCTGTTCCGTCCCGCTATCCAGGATTTGGTACTCGCGCAGGGCTGCCAACCGCTGCTTCTCATTGTCGGGGATGGGGGCCTTCATTCAGGGATGTGGGGGTTCGGTAACACTGCTTGACCCTTGTTCAAAAGGCCGGCGCCGAATACGCCAGCCCATGCGCGCCGGCCACGGCCTTGTGGGTGATCTTGCCGTCCATCACGTTGATCCCGCTTACCAGCGCCGGCTGCCGCTGGCACGATTCGGCCAGCCCGTGATCGGCCAGCAATTCAAGATAGCGGTGAGTGACGTTCGTCAACGCCTGCGTCGCCGTCCGCGCATAGGCCCCCGGCATGTTGGCCACGCAATAGTGGACAACACCTTCCTCAACGAAGACCGGGTGATCGTGCGTGGTGGGTCGGGATGTTTCCGAGCAACCGCCCTGGTCAATCGCGATATCCACCAGCACGCTGCCCGGGTGCATCCGCCGCAGCATATCGCGGCGAATCAGCCGGGGCGCCTTGGCCCCGGGAACCAGCACGGCGCCGATGAGCAGATCCACCGACGGCAGCAGTTCCATCAGGTGCGCTTCGTTCGAGTAAAGTGTGTGGGCAGTATGCAAGGTGATGTCCAGGAAGCGCATTCGCTCCAGATCCACTTCGAGGATGGTCACATCGGCGCCCATCCCCTGGGCCATGCGGGCGGCGTTGATGCCCGAGGCGCCGCCTCCCAGCACGACGACCTTGCCCGGCAACACGCCAGGCACCCCGCCGAGCAACACGCCGCTGCCGCCATTGTGCTTGGCTAGAAAGTAGCCGCCGACCAGGACAGACATGCGCCCAGCAATCTCGCTCATCGGTTCCAGCAGCGGCAGTCGCCGGTTGACTTCGATGGTCTCATAGGCCAGTCCGGTCACCCGGGATTTTATCAGCGCCTCAGTCAGCGACCGGCTCGCCGCCAGGTGCAGGTAAGTAAACAGCAGTTGGCCCGGCTTGAGCAGCCCGTATTCAGACGGCAGCGGTTCCTTGACCTTCACCACGATATCGGCCTTTTCGTACGCCGCCGCGTGGTCGTTCACTAGGGTCGCGCCGGCTTGGGCGTAATCCGAATCAGGGTAGCCCGACCCGGCGCCGGCGTTACGTTCCACCAGCACCTGGTGGCCGCGCTGGACGAGTTGATAAGCAACCGAAGGCAGCAAGGCCACGCGGTATTCCTGGTCCTTAATCTCTTTAGGCACGCCAATGATCATAGGGGAATTGGAGTAATGGATTGCTGGGGCAATGGAGTGTAGGCCATCAAATGTATGCGATGTTGCTCTCTTCTAGTATCAGGCTGCCGATCCATCCATCAGTCTCTTGCTTGTGCTTGGAACTTTCAACAAGTTTCAGCAGTCCTTGTTTAAGCTCGAAGGAAAGGTCGTTCAAGGCGCTATAGCCATGCTCGGCCTTCCGATAGGCAAGGAGACCAAAAACCGGTTCGATCGAGGAACCTATGTCAATCTTGTGCTAATAGTCTATTCGCGTCTCGTTACCGCTCCAGCACTCCATCACTCTGTCAGGATATTCTGGCTCTGCGCCCGGTTGACCAGCGCCAGCATGGTTACCGAAGCCGCAGCGTGCCGTTCCGCTTCCTCGATACGGTGGAATTCCCCGTAGACTTCTGTGCGCGTCGGCTCGTCGCGCGTCGCCAGGTCCTGCCCCTGGCTGGCGCGCAAGGCCATCAGGATATCGTGGCAAGTGATCGTTTCCAGCGGGCGCGCCGGCAAGTAGCCCGGGGCTTCGCCGGCGGTCTCTGTCACGAGCCGGGCGGCGCACAAGATTCGCATCAGCTGCTGCACCAGGCGCGTCGGCACGGCCAGTGCCTCGGCGATTTCGACCGAGTCGGGCGGCAGCTCCCCCTTCGCGAACCGCTGGCCGATGCAGGTCATCAGCCGCAGCGCCACGAACTCACGCCCGCGCTGGTTGATGTTCTCAACCTGCCGTTCCTCCAGATACGAAGCCCGGTTCTGGTACGCGTAGGCCACCTGCGCCCCAAACAGCAGGATCAACCACGCAAAGTAGAGCCCGATCATGAACACGGGCACCATCCCGAGGCTGCCGTAAATCCTGCTGTTGGACACCACGCGCGACACGTAGAGCACGCTCGCGAGGTTGTTGAGATGAAAGAGAATGCCCCCGGCCAGGCCGCCGGCCAGAGCCGCCTGCCAATTAACGTGCGTATTTGGTATCAGGGCATAAAACAAGGCGAAGGACAGGCACAAGACCACGACCGGCATGAGCTGGAAGATGAGCGGGCCCAAAACCGGCACGACCGCCAGCCACTGCTGCGTAACCCCCCAGTGTGGTCCGGTCGTCAGCCCCAGCGCGACGGCGATTAACAAAGGCGCCAGGCTGATAACGCCCCAGTAGAGGACAATCCGCATGAACCAGCTTCGCCCGCGCGCCACGCCCCAGATATCGTTGAAAGTGTCTTCAATCCGGTTCAGCATCGAGATGGCCGCGAACACCAACAGAATACTACCCGTCACTCCCAACGCGCCGCTGCGGGTGTTTTGGATGAACTCGTGGATGCCCCGCGCTATCGCTTGACGCGTCCTGACCACTTGCGCGGTTTCGGCGAAGGCCGGCGGCGCGGCCCCGTTGGTTGCTCCGCCGCCGCCTGAGAGAGCCGGGCTGTTGGTGGGCGCGGACGAAGGTGCGGTCACCTCGGCGGATGCGTTGGTGTCCGTGAACTCCGTAAACCAGTCTTCATCGAGCTTAAGTTCGTTCAGGCCCACCGTTTCCGCCGGCGTGACGCTGGCCACCAGTTGCACGATGAACTTGTCAATCTGGTCTTCCCCCTCCTTCTTGAGCACGGCGCTGCTGATGCTCATAGCCACGGCCAGCATGGGAACAAGCGCCAGCACGGTGGCGTAGGCCAGCGCCGAGGCGCGCACCAGGCAGCGGTTGCGGATGAAGCTCTTGCACACCAGAACCCAGAAATGAACGTAGCGAAGCCAGCGGGAAGTGCCGGCCAGCGACGCCGGGGCCCGCTCGTCCAGCAGCGCCTCCGCGCGCTGGCGGATCTGATGGAACCTGGAGACCTTTTTCGCCATGCTGACGCCGCCCACGCTAACAGAGCAACGAGGCAAGTCAATTGCTGGGAAGCGCCAGTGGAACGCGGCCTGGCCGTGCGCGCTCCGACCTGTTCCCTTTCCGCCACCGCGCGAGCGGGGTGCGCCCGCTGGAATTATGGTGTTGACAGTTTGGCCTCAAATCCGAGTATTCCCTCCCAATGCTTGCCGTCTGTTTGGAGTCAGGCAGCGTAACCAAATCGGTAACTGAACTATGAATAATCAACAAGCACAAGTGGTTGGCCAACTCCCGGGATACATCACCAGCGCCGTGCCCAATCCCAAAGACAAGCGCGCGCCTTGGTACAAGAACACCGCCCCGAGCTACGCGGGAATTTTCCTGTGGTTCGTGTTTTGGCAGGAATCGCTTAAGTCGCACAATCTGGGAGGGACGCTTTCCCAGGGGATTCTCCTCCCGCTGGTCGCACTCGTGGTCGCGGCGGCGATCTGCCACTACTTGTTCTACCTTGCCCCGGGCATGCTCGGAATGAAGACCGGTCTTCCGCTCTATATTGTGGGCACCTCCACCTTTGGTTCCCAGGGCGGTTTTCTCATGCCTGGCTTCCTGATGGGCCTCTTGCAGTTCGGCTGGGTGGGAGTAAATGTCTGCTTCTCCTCCCTGGCACTGGCGGAAGTCATTCCGGTTCCCGCCAAGGCCATTATGGTGGTCTGGGGGGCGCTAGCCTGCTTCGTGGGGCTCAAAGGCATCCAGTATGTTGCCAGGGTCGCCACTTACCTGCCGCTCATCCCACTGGTTACCCTGATTGTTCTGGTCGCCGCCACCATTGGCAACGTCGGTCACTTCGATGCGAAAAATCTGACGGCCCTCCAACAGACTTTCCTGGCCTCCAACGATCTGAAGCCGGCGGCGCCCGCGTTGGATGCGTTTACTCTCTTTGCCGTTGTTGTCGCCAACGTAGTGGGGTTCTTTGCGACCGCCGGCGCGGCTGGCGTGGACTTCGGCATGAACAGCCGCGACAAGAAGGACGTTTCGATGGGCGGTATGGTTGGAGTAGCACTCGCCATTGTTTTGATTGCCGGCGCGGCCCTGCTGGTGATTGCCGGGGTATATGGATCGGTCGAACTGCAGGCCAAGGCTCTTGAGGCTGGTAAGGGCGCCAAGAACGGTCCGGGCTTCATCCTCGACGCGTTCAACCTCATTCCTGTGGTCCTGGGACCCGCTGCGGGCAAGTGGGTGATGTTCTTGCTGGCGTT
Above is a genomic segment from Candidatus Paceibacterota bacterium containing:
- a CDS encoding GAF domain-containing protein; protein product: MKAPIPDNEKQRLAALREYQILDSGTEQAYDDITALAAYVCDVPIATISLVDESRQWFKSRVGLNEQETPRDVAFCAHAILQVEPLIVRDALNDARFADSALVTRTPHIRFYAGFPLSSPEGFALGSLCAIDRKPRQLSPQQKTAMQALARQVMALLELRRASKRMAEVLEKVKTLHGLLPICAWCKRIRDDQGYWSQVEAYIHEHTGADFTHGICPECLEKQRPNRGTTE
- the ald gene encoding alanine dehydrogenase — its product is MIIGVPKEIKDQEYRVALLPSVAYQLVQRGHQVLVERNAGAGSGYPDSDYAQAGATLVNDHAAAYEKADIVVKVKEPLPSEYGLLKPGQLLFTYLHLAASRSLTEALIKSRVTGLAYETIEVNRRLPLLEPMSEIAGRMSVLVGGYFLAKHNGGSGVLLGGVPGVLPGKVVVLGGGASGINAARMAQGMGADVTILEVDLERMRFLDITLHTAHTLYSNEAHLMELLPSVDLLIGAVLVPGAKAPRLIRRDMLRRMHPGSVLVDIAIDQGGCSETSRPTTHDHPVFVEEGVVHYCVANMPGAYARTATQALTNVTHRYLELLADHGLAESCQRQPALVSGINVMDGKITHKAVAGAHGLAYSAPAF
- a CDS encoding YhjD/YihY/BrkB family envelope integrity protein translates to MAKKVSRFHQIRQRAEALLDERAPASLAGTSRWLRYVHFWVLVCKSFIRNRCLVRASALAYATVLALVPMLAVAMSISSAVLKKEGEDQIDKFIVQLVASVTPAETVGLNELKLDEDWFTEFTDTNASAEVTAPSSAPTNSPALSGGGGATNGAAPPAFAETAQVVRTRQAIARGIHEFIQNTRSGALGVTGSILLVFAAISMLNRIEDTFNDIWGVARGRSWFMRIVLYWGVISLAPLLIAVALGLTTGPHWGVTQQWLAVVPVLGPLIFQLMPVVVLCLSFALFYALIPNTHVNWQAALAGGLAGGILFHLNNLASVLYVSRVVSNSRIYGSLGMVPVFMIGLYFAWLILLFGAQVAYAYQNRASYLEERQVENINQRGREFVALRLMTCIGQRFAKGELPPDSVEIAEALAVPTRLVQQLMRILCAARLVTETAGEAPGYLPARPLETITCHDILMALRASQGQDLATRDEPTRTEVYGEFHRIEEAERHAAASVTMLALVNRAQSQNILTE
- a CDS encoding cytosine permease, with protein sequence MNNQQAQVVGQLPGYITSAVPNPKDKRAPWYKNTAPSYAGIFLWFVFWQESLKSHNLGGTLSQGILLPLVALVVAAAICHYLFYLAPGMLGMKTGLPLYIVGTSTFGSQGGFLMPGFLMGLLQFGWVGVNVCFSSLALAEVIPVPAKAIMVVWGALACFVGLKGIQYVARVATYLPLIPLVTLIVLVAATIGNVGHFDAKNLTALQQTFLASNDLKPAAPALDAFTLFAVVVANVVGFFATAGAAGVDFGMNSRDKKDVSMGGMVGVALAIVLIAGAALLVIAGVYGSVELQAKALEAGKGAKNGPGFILDAFNLIPVVLGPAAGKWVMFLLALAAFPPACFSSFIAANSFKTTLPKVNPFISVGIGTVVAILLAWSGYAGDAAGKVFPIIGASFGPVCGAMMVDYLLNGKKWSGPRAGFNPAGWVAWAAGFVVGILPNLSVNVPAAPVLAFIIGAVVYFLCAKMGMLSPVVPVSGAMVEATK